From Pseudomonadota bacterium, a single genomic window includes:
- a CDS encoding flotillin family protein — translation MFDFWILPIAAFLILVVSTIIFLASRYKRCPSDKILVVYGKVGVGQSANCIHGGGALIWPLIQDYAYISLTPMTISIPLQKALSLQNIRINVPSTFTVGISTEPEVMTSAAERLLHLSQKEIEEMAKEIIFGQLRLTVASLTIEQINQDRESFLESIRKNVSPELNKIGLYLINVNITDITDESGYIDSIGKKAASEAINQAKVDVAEQEKLGAIGESEATKVKEVRVAENVAQAEKGKKKAEADQRVFVQQQEAEATIGEAAANRDKEIKVAENVAESAKGQKKAEADRRIIVQQQEAQAVDGENRAKADIADANAELAVKQASALQRGEVARREAEVEIQKAQYKAEQERLTAEEVVRQEINKTKIEIAADAEAEKTRREAKGQADAILLKYQAEAEGVRQVLESKAAGYLSLVKGCNGDAKAAATLLMTEKIEQIVQLQVEAIRNIKIDKVTVWDSAGGGKDGTATSNFLSGLIKSLPPLHEVAGMAGIELPKYLGEISPGKVPPKAPQETPKEKPVPSKKE, via the coding sequence ATGTTCGATTTCTGGATTCTTCCCATTGCCGCTTTCCTTATTCTGGTTGTTTCAACTATCATCTTTCTCGCTTCTCGATATAAACGTTGTCCATCAGACAAGATACTGGTGGTCTACGGCAAAGTCGGGGTGGGACAATCGGCAAATTGTATCCATGGAGGCGGCGCCCTCATCTGGCCGTTGATTCAGGATTATGCCTACATCAGCCTGACGCCGATGACCATCAGCATTCCCCTGCAGAAAGCACTTTCATTACAGAATATCCGCATCAACGTTCCTTCTACCTTCACTGTCGGCATCAGCACTGAACCAGAGGTCATGACCTCTGCTGCCGAGCGTTTGCTGCACCTCTCACAGAAGGAAATTGAGGAGATGGCTAAAGAAATTATCTTTGGCCAATTGCGCCTCACCGTAGCATCGCTCACCATCGAGCAGATCAATCAGGATCGTGAAAGTTTTCTGGAATCGATCCGCAAGAATGTTTCTCCTGAGTTGAACAAAATCGGCCTGTACTTGATCAACGTCAACATTACAGATATCACGGATGAATCGGGCTATATCGATTCTATTGGGAAGAAAGCCGCCTCCGAGGCGATCAACCAGGCCAAGGTCGATGTTGCTGAACAGGAAAAACTTGGTGCCATTGGTGAGTCCGAAGCGACCAAGGTGAAAGAAGTTCGGGTGGCGGAGAACGTGGCCCAGGCAGAAAAAGGCAAGAAAAAGGCTGAGGCCGACCAGCGGGTCTTTGTCCAGCAGCAGGAAGCGGAAGCCACAATCGGTGAAGCGGCAGCCAACCGCGATAAAGAGATTAAAGTTGCTGAAAATGTGGCTGAGTCGGCAAAGGGTCAGAAAAAAGCCGAGGCTGATCGCCGGATCATTGTCCAACAACAGGAAGCTCAAGCGGTGGACGGCGAAAACCGCGCCAAGGCTGATATCGCCGATGCCAATGCTGAGCTGGCGGTGAAACAGGCTTCCGCCCTGCAACGAGGCGAAGTTGCGCGGCGCGAGGCTGAGGTTGAGATTCAGAAAGCACAATATAAGGCCGAGCAGGAAAGGCTCACCGCTGAAGAAGTTGTGCGCCAGGAAATTAATAAGACCAAAATTGAGATTGCCGCTGATGCAGAAGCCGAAAAAACCCGCCGAGAGGCAAAAGGTCAGGCCGATGCCATACTTCTTAAATATCAGGCCGAGGCCGAGGGTGTGCGCCAGGTGCTGGAAAGTAAGGCGGCCGGTTATCTTAGCCTGGTGAAGGGCTGTAATGGCGATGCAAAAGCTGCGGCTACCCTGCTTATGACCGAAAAAATCGAACAGATCGTCCAGCTGCAGGTCGAGGCGATCCGCAATATCAAGATCGACAAAGTCACGGTCTGGGACTCCGCCGGAGGCGGCAAAGACGGCACCGCTACCTCTAACTTTCTTTCCGGATTGATTAAAAGCCTGCCCCCCCTGCATGAGGTGGCAGGCATGGCTGGCATTGAACTTCCCAAATATCTTGGAGAGATTTCTCCGGGAAAAGTGCCCCCGAAAGCACCACAGGAAACGCCAAAGGAAAAACCCGTACCCAGCAAAAAAGAATGA